A portion of the bacterium (Candidatus Blackallbacteria) CG13_big_fil_rev_8_21_14_2_50_49_14 genome contains these proteins:
- a CDS encoding SAM-dependent methyltransferase — protein MWYQNLLKQNRIPDSLIRTGIRFYNRQHLRRLNQPGKETLRKNLLQRLESFPVAAVPEKANEQHYEVPAAFFEKVLGPHLKYSCGFWPTGQETLAEAEAKMLALSCERAQLSNGQAILELGCGWGSLSLYMAEQYPQSQITAVSNSHSQRQFIEARAQARGLENLNIITADINDFAPEQKFDRIVSVEMFEHLRNYPEIFKRMNTWLYPNAKVFIHIFGHREHLYLFEVEHPRDWMAKYFFSGGTMPSQDLLLNCCDPLEPIQFWVVNGQHYQKTSEAWLARMDQHKQDLLPLFAETYGKENTTRWWAYWRIFFMACAELFGHSQGQEWQVYHYLFEKRAQDA, from the coding sequence ATGTGGTATCAAAATCTACTCAAACAAAATAGAATTCCAGATTCGCTGATCCGAACTGGCATTCGCTTTTATAATCGTCAGCACCTGCGCCGCCTGAACCAGCCCGGCAAAGAAACCCTGCGCAAAAATTTGCTGCAACGGCTGGAAAGCTTTCCCGTTGCAGCAGTGCCCGAAAAAGCAAACGAGCAGCACTACGAAGTACCTGCCGCTTTTTTTGAAAAAGTACTGGGTCCCCATTTAAAATACAGCTGTGGCTTTTGGCCGACAGGTCAAGAAACACTGGCGGAAGCTGAAGCAAAAATGCTAGCCCTGAGTTGTGAACGGGCCCAACTCAGCAACGGTCAGGCCATTCTGGAATTGGGGTGTGGCTGGGGCTCCCTCAGCCTGTATATGGCCGAGCAGTATCCTCAAAGCCAGATTACAGCGGTCTCAAATTCCCACAGCCAACGCCAGTTTATTGAAGCACGGGCCCAGGCCAGAGGGCTTGAAAATTTAAACATTATCACGGCTGATATCAACGATTTTGCTCCCGAGCAGAAATTTGACAGAATCGTCTCCGTTGAAATGTTTGAACATCTGCGCAATTACCCTGAGATTTTTAAACGGATGAATACCTGGCTCTATCCCAACGCCAAAGTTTTTATCCATATTTTTGGTCACCGTGAGCATCTCTACCTGTTTGAAGTTGAGCATCCCCGCGACTGGATGGCCAAGTATTTTTTCAGTGGCGGCACCATGCCCAGTCAGGATCTGCTTTTGAATTGCTGTGACCCACTTGAACCGATTCAATTTTGGGTTGTGAATGGGCAACATTATCAAAAGACCAGTGAAGCCTGGCTGGCCCGTATGGATCAACACAAACAAGATCTGCTGCCGCTATTTGCCGAAACCTATGGCAAAGAAAATACCACACGCTGGTGGGCCTATTGGCGCATCTTTTTCATGGCCTGTGCCGAACTTTTCGGGCACAGCCAAGGCCAGGAATGGCAGGTTTACCATTATTTATTTGAGAAACGCGCTCAGGATGCTTGA